The nucleotide sequence GACTGAAACTCCGCCTTTTTTACCGCCGAAACTCCAGCTTTTCACTTCTACAAGTTGCATATTGGCTAGTTTAGCGGCTTCGATTACAGCATTTTTTAGCAATTCCTCATTATAGGCTTTTTCTCGATTTATGTTATAGAGATTACCGTAAACATGTTTTCCAACCACTATATCGTTCTCCTTTTCTTTTAATTGCGGATTACAGGTCATATCTATCGCTTTAGCTCCTTTTGAAT is from Thermoproteales archaeon and encodes:
- the speD gene encoding adenosylmethionine decarboxylase encodes the protein MTCNPQLKEKENDIVVGKHVYGNLYNINREKAYNEELLKNAVIEAAKLANMQLVEVKSWSFGGKKGGVSVIALVVESHVSVHTWPLYGYATVDVYTCGEKSDPWKAFRHILKILEPQNYEAHYADRSMVVK